In the genome of Aedes aegypti strain LVP_AGWG chromosome 2, AaegL5.0 Primary Assembly, whole genome shotgun sequence, the window AAAGACGAAAAAAAGTCGTTGACTTTttagcaaagttgcttgaaattcaatggtctacaactttgccaaagcaCGTATACTGTAatttatacaaataaaaaaattgacttcttcatttctatgaaaatgtggaccATCCTTATTTCGAATTCCACCAAACAGAAGACTTTACCAATATGAACAATTTTGTTGAAGATCGTCTTAAGTTTCACTCTTCCCGCATAAATCTGCTTTTTGGACCACTGTGAGACGGTTACTGGAATGGCGAACTAGGTGAGGCTAGGACGGGACAGGACCCAGCTGTTCTCCGATGCGAGCAACTTACACTAACTCGGTGAAAGCCGAAGAAAGCCAGGAAATGGCTGCAGCCAAAGTCTCCGGAAATATGGTTCCCTCAGTGTGCCACCGAACCCAAACTGGCAGAAAGTGAAACGCAAACTCTGTGGGCAGGAAAAGTGCAGCAGCGCCATTGGTCGGTTGGCggttgcgaaaaaaaaatggaaagttGCACTAGCTACTATCCCGCAGTATGACGACAACGGTTCTGAACCAACCACCCACCAGAAAGGCACGATATGATTCTATATGACAGGACAACGCGGGAAAATAACTTCTAACTTTTCACATTGCTCAAGTGCTAAATTATTCATCAGCGAAAGTTTAATAACTCATCTGGTATGTTTGCTCAATTTATTATGCGCTGGGTTTTTCGAGCCACTCGTCAGCTTACTAGCTCGCGATGACTTTTCCGTGTTGCCCGGCTAGCTTATCACATTGTTAGgggaggattttttttgttcggaTGTTGCACTGTGTTTCGACTGTAACTAATATTTATTCACTTTTTAAGATACTTATATACAATCATATATCGCACTTTCATCCTAACAATCTTTCCATTGGAACTCAATTATTGAGTATCAGAAGGCCGCCTGCTctttctttgaatggtaaagaagacgagttgtttaattttctaacagctaataactaTAATAGTAATAAACAGTTCGTactaaaacttatttaaaacctggataaaaactcaaaagagatccaaacttttttgttaatcgcatgtggtggagttgctatcatcatttatAGGCATATAAAACATCAACACTTTTCGTGTTTTGAGACCGAagcttttgaaactttgggtgtttccgTTGAAACACAGATTGGTAAATATACTATCATAGCTGCCTTTTTGCCTTtccaatgcactgggcagcaagtaaATTTGCTTCATAGTGATTTGCGGAAATTAAATCGAAATAAgccaattttttgtcattggtgactttaatgccaagcaTCGTACGTAGAACTATTTTCAAAGCAATTAAATTGGCAggattgtaaaaaaatggtatCTGATCAATTGTGATAGTTTTCATAAAATATATATACAAGGAAATTAACGCATTTGGAGTACGTGTGCTtcttatatatttaaaaaatatgttctctTAGGCTGGTGAAAATCGGTGCTTCTATCCTaataaagaaaaagaagattgtagaagattacaatatttatttattttcaagaaaGCTTATCTAGAATAATATCTCGCACTTTCCTCCTAACAACCTTTCCATTGGACGTCATTGGGAGTTGTTCCACGAAAAAGACACCTCCTCGCAAATGCTTGGGATCACTTAAATTCTTCGCTACATGTTGCATCACTTCCTCTGCTGTTAACTGGTAACTCGAATCTTTCACAATAACTGCCGTCACCAAATCGGACGTTCCGGTTGTATTTGGAACTCCCGTCACGCAAACCAGTTGTACTCCCGCCATTTGTTGAATTACTGCTTCGACCTCAGATGGAGACACCTGGTTGCCCATGTACTTCAGAATGTCTTTCTTCCGATCAACCAAATAGAGATAACCTTCCTCGTCGAAGTATCCAATATCGCCAGTGCGGAACCACCCTTCCTTGTCTAGGGCTTCTCGGGACGCTTCTTCATTTTTGTAGTAACCCTACGAAAGATTCGTTCATTCACTCATGTCTTTGAACAACTTCACCCAACTCACCAAAAATGGAATACCAATCGACTTTATCACCAGTTCCCCGATCTCGCCCACCTGAAGCGGTTGCCCATCCTCGTCAACTATTCGCACCTGCATGTTGGTTGCCACTTGTCCGACAGCATTTGCTTTCCGTCTCATGAAATCGGCTGCCAGAAATCCACTCTCGGACGTCCCGTAGAAATTGTAGGATCGCCCACCCGACGGTTTCAACAGCTCATCCACCGCGTCGCGAATACTCTCGGAAACATTCGAAGCTCCCAGAGCCCAAACTTTAATACTGGAAAGATTCGACTGTTTGGCCCGTGGATCACTCGTTATGCCCAATGCGTACGAGGCCGGAGTGTAAAGGAATTTGATGGGATACTTTGCGATCAGTTCGTAGAATAAATCCACCGAAAACGGTCGTCGCGTTATGAGCCGGGTGGTGTTGTTCATGACCGACATGTTCAGCACGTAGACTCCGGTGCCCCAGTAGAGGGTGCTGAAGTTCAGGCATATTTCGTCGGAAAGGTTACTGCAATGAAATAGGCGATGACTACAGATTGCTGGGAATACGAATCGTAGTTCGAAAACTTACACAACTTTGCAAAAACAGGATATCGTTTGAGCATGAGAGTTGCAGACGCCCTTCGGAAGACCGGTTGTTCCCGATGAACACGTAATGTTAGCGATCAATTTGTACGAATCTCCAAGATATCGAGGGCTGGAATGAGATAATAAGAATAAACCGGGTAAAACCGTTGTGTTTCCCTAAGCTTTTCCCTAAGATTAggaaatatatgttgaaatgaagACCAAACAATTAGTATGAAGTGTTTCAATACACAAAGTATTTGTGTTCACCTTACAATGGGAAAATGTTCCATGTACACCTAATGGGCCGCATAAAGTGTATAgatcatcgcgataaatttcaagcaaTAGTTAGAAATGTATTTTCTCTATATTCTACAGTTTTGTGAATAAACTATAGTTCCTTAAATGGCTAATAATCAAAAACTAAATGCTAATTGTTTGATTATATCCATACGAATATCATACTAGtaaaaaatctataggttatcgcAATAAACTTCAAGTTGTGTGCGTAAAATCGCTAAACTTCATTTATTAGGTTTTGTTCCGGtgttttcagtactacaaatcaaacaaaatattctaaaataatttCGAATATTTCACATGAATTTGGAAGTCTATTAATGCCTATTATATACATTTgtgtaggtgccaaaattttgtaaatcgggtTTAGGGTAGCTGCGATATTGTGGGTTGAATTAACCGTTCCAACTGTTTTTGAGGCTCAGTCCTCGGTGTGTTAAAAAAACATTATGTATTAACGCCTAAACCAAAACATGTACATTAACGCCTTAACCGTCCTAGATCATTGTGGTCAGTTTTGGGCAGTTTCATATATGATAGGAATTATGGGCGATATTTTTCCCACGCACTTGAAGGGCGAATCACATCTTCTGCAGGAATCCTAGAAACAGTTCAGAAGGGataggggcaatgggggcaatatgaacatacggggcaatatgagtcaccccggttttgaccttaaaaacagtgttttaatgtctagtgtcattatgatctgctaaaggatgccgcaaatagccaccacaataaaaaccgtaagaatattcgtttgaacactcaagatatttacaaaaatgtacaaatttgtccttcgtcatgaaaagcttataattttggcagtttttagttaagcctataagacaattatatttataattctgataaattttaccaatccattgatacttctgatcataatgaacagttcgtgagcaaaattagatttgttcgtaaacaaaattattgaaaaacaatatattatttttaagatttaggggcggggcaaaatgagccacctagatttaagaaaaacaaacgatgttttgaacataaaaatgcattacctaaatataccagattatttttttactgcatagtcatctttatgcaccattacaagtggaatactttgctagaaaatacgtTGAACCAAGTATAGCAATTTAGTACTAGTATAACATGGTCTATTTACTGTGTATTATGTATCCTTGAAAATAAGCCGCTATAATCAATTatttcaagcaaagctaatacAATTTCCTTTGCAATAATGTACTCTTTACCACtaactcttctctatactgttttaaataaaaaccattcgattgaatgaggtggctcatactgccccgtagggtggctcataatgcccctAATGGTTGATGACCACGTAGAAAAACAttgttttccaaaaagttcctgaaataatttgcaagttgatGGTAATATTAATTATCGACGtaacatggaagataacattttatagtacaag includes:
- the LOC5575578 gene encoding probable 4-coumarate--CoA ligase 1, coding for MASYDSVRRIWSGSRQPCIFNPECNFGQIVLNLLDRSSDKVIQIDADTGREMTRAEMRLRVVRAAQHLQKLGYGVGDIASVVAVNSENLAPLVLALQVIGVGFNALAPTFDAEEMAHMMRQTQSKLVFCDADNYDTVKVAASKALQGDYRIYVMEGAREATLAVDQLFQPTGTERMFYPRYLGDSYKLIANITCSSGTTGLPKGVCNSHAQTISCFCKVVNLSDEICLNFSTLYWGTGVYVLNMSVMNNTTRLITRRPFSVDLFYELIAKYPIKFLYTPASYALGITSDPRAKQSNLSSIKVWALGASNVSESIRDAVDELLKPSGGRSYNFYGTSESGFLAADFMRRKANAVGQVATNMQVRIVDEDGQPLQVGEIGELVIKSIGIPFLGYYKNEEASREALDKEGWFRTGDIGYFDEEGYLYLVDRKKDILKYMGNQVSPSEVEAVIQQMAGVQLVCVTGVPNTTGTSDLVTAVIVKDSSYQLTAEEVMQHVAKNLSDPKHLRGGVFFVEQLPMTSNGKVVRRKVRDIILDKLS